One window of the Burkholderia sp. FERM BP-3421 genome contains the following:
- a CDS encoding transporter substrate-binding domain-containing protein produces MKPLSVLFSTCCAAVALSLAAPAAHAADTLDSVKSSGVLKIGIEGTYPPFGYRNEKGELEGFDIDVARALAARLGVKPQFIAVEWSGIIAGLQAGKFDVIVNQVTITPQRREAIDFSQPYLYSAAQLIQRADDPHDYGAPGALNGRKIGVTLGTNFADLAKTIPGVTVLTYPGAPEKLRDVAAKRVDASMDDRLMLPYLIKTSNLPLKPGATVKGGETQMGIPVRKGNPKFSAAVDNALNTLRQDGTLTKISVRWFGADYTKPGA; encoded by the coding sequence ATGAAACCGCTGTCCGTCCTGTTTTCCACCTGCTGCGCGGCTGTCGCGCTGAGCCTCGCCGCCCCGGCCGCGCATGCGGCCGACACGCTCGATTCCGTCAAATCGAGCGGTGTGCTGAAGATCGGCATCGAGGGCACCTACCCGCCGTTCGGCTATCGCAATGAAAAGGGCGAACTCGAGGGCTTCGACATCGACGTCGCGCGCGCGCTCGCCGCGCGGCTCGGCGTGAAGCCGCAGTTCATCGCGGTCGAATGGAGCGGGATCATCGCGGGCCTCCAGGCCGGCAAGTTCGACGTGATCGTCAATCAGGTGACGATCACGCCGCAGCGCCGCGAGGCGATCGATTTCAGCCAGCCCTACCTGTATTCCGCCGCGCAGCTGATCCAGCGCGCCGACGATCCGCACGACTACGGCGCGCCCGGCGCGCTGAACGGCCGGAAGATCGGCGTGACGCTCGGCACCAATTTCGCCGACCTCGCGAAGACGATTCCCGGCGTCACCGTGCTCACCTACCCCGGCGCGCCCGAAAAGCTGCGCGACGTGGCCGCCAAACGCGTCGACGCGAGCATGGACGACCGCCTCATGCTGCCCTACCTGATCAAGACCTCGAACCTGCCGCTGAAACCGGGCGCGACGGTCAAGGGCGGGGAGACGCAGATGGGCATCCCGGTCCGCAAGGGCAATCCGAAATTCTCGGCGGCCGTCGACAACGCGCTCAATACGCTGCGCCAGGACGGCACGCTCACGAAAATCTCGGTGCGCTGGTTCGGCGCGGACTATACGAAGCCGGGCGCATAA